One stretch of Pongo abelii isolate AG06213 chromosome Y, NHGRI_mPonAbe1-v2.0_pri, whole genome shotgun sequence DNA includes these proteins:
- the LOC129053171 gene encoding heat shock transcription factor, Y-linked isoform 1 (isoform 1 is encoded by transcript variant 1), protein MAHVSSETQDVSPKDELTGSEASTSSPVCEHTFPGDSDLRSMIEENAFQVLSQGSLLKRPRYTVCVSEPDKDDDFLSLNFPRKLWKIVESDQFKSISWAENGTCIVINEELFKKEILGKKAPYRIFQTDTIKSFLRQLNLYGFSKIQQNFQRSASLATFLAEEKESSVLSKLKFYYNPNFKRGYPQLLVRVKRRIGVKNTSPISTLFNEDFNKKHFRAGANMENHNSALAAEATEESLFSASKNLNMPLTRESSVRQIIANSSVPIRSGFPPPSPSTSVGPSEQIATDQHAILNQLTTIHMHSHSTYSTYMQARGHTVNFITTTTSQYHIISPLKNGYFGLVVEPSAVPTQYPVVPVNQAPYCNMLPAGNPWLQMPTIADRSAAARSRPALQPSPLDKYHPNYN, encoded by the exons atggcacATGTTTCTTCAGAAACTCAAGATGTTTCTCCCAAAGATGAATTAACTGGTTCAGAAGCCTCCACTAGTTCTCCAGTGTGTGAACACACCTTCCCTGGGGACTCAGACTTACGGTCAATGATTGAAGAAAATGCTTTTCAGGTTTTGTCACAAGGATCCTTGTTAAAAAGGCCACGTTACACAGTTTGTGTCTCTGAGCCAGATAAAGatgatgattttctttctctgaacttTCCCAggaaactttggaaaatagttgaaAGTGACCAATTCAAGTCTATTTCATGGGCTGAGAATGGAACTTGCATAGTGATTAATGAAGAGCttttcaagaaagaaattttggGAAAAAAGGCTCCTTACAGAATATTTCAAACTGATACTATCAAAAGTTTTCTTCGACAGCTCAACCTTTATGGATTTAGTAAAATTCAACAGAATTTTCAGAGATCTGCCTCTCTAGCCACCTTTCTGGCAGAAGAGAAAGAATCCTCTGTCTTAAGCAAG ttAAAGTTCTACTATAATCCAAATTTCAAGCGTGGCTATCCCCAACTTTTAGTAAGAGTGAAGAGAAGAATTGGTGTTAAAAATACTTCACCTATATCTACTTTATTTAATGAAGATTTCAACAAGAAGCATTTTAGAGCAGGGGCTAACATGGAGAATCATAATTCTGCCTTAGCTGCTGAAGCTACTGAAGAAAGTTTATTTTCAGCctctaaaaatttaaatatgcctCTAACCAGGGAATCTTCTGTCAGACAGATAATTGCAAATTCATCTGTCCCAATTAGAAGTGGTTtccctcctccttcaccttcaacCTCAGTTGGACCATCAGAACAAATTGCAACAGATCAACATGCTATTTTAAATCAGTTGACCACTATTCATATGCACTCTCATAGCACCTACAGCACCTACATGCAAGCAAGGGGCCACACTGTGAATTTTATTACAACCACAACTTCTCAATATCACATCATATCTCCCTTAAAAAACGGTTATTTTGGGCTGGTAGTGGAACCATCTGCTGTTCCCACACAATATCCTGTGGTACCAGTCAATCAGGCTCCATATTGTAACATGCTACCAGCAGGCAACCCGTGGTTGCAAATGCCTACGATAGCTGATAGATCAGCTGCCGCTCGTTCCAGGCCAGCTCTTCAACCATCACCACTGGACAAATATCACCCTAATTACAACTGA
- the LOC129053171 gene encoding heat shock transcription factor, Y-linked isoform 2 (isoform 2 is encoded by transcript variant 2), translating into MLFRKLWKIVESDQFKSISWAENGTCIVINEELFKKEILGKKAPYRIFQTDTIKSFLRQLNLYGFSKIQQNFQRSASLATFLAEEKESSVLSKLKFYYNPNFKRGYPQLLVRVKRRIGVKNTSPISTLFNEDFNKKHFRAGANMENHNSALAAEATEESLFSASKNLNMPLTRESSVRQIIANSSVPIRSGFPPPSPSTSVGPSEQIATDQHAILNQLTTIHMHSHSTYSTYMQARGHTVNFITTTTSQYHIISPLKNGYFGLVVEPSAVPTQYPVVPVNQAPYCNMLPAGNPWLQMPTIADRSAAARSRPALQPSPLDKYHPNYN; encoded by the exons ATGCTTTTCAG gaaactttggaaaatagttgaaAGTGACCAATTCAAGTCTATTTCATGGGCTGAGAATGGAACTTGCATAGTGATTAATGAAGAGCttttcaagaaagaaattttggGAAAAAAGGCTCCTTACAGAATATTTCAAACTGATACTATCAAAAGTTTTCTTCGACAGCTCAACCTTTATGGATTTAGTAAAATTCAACAGAATTTTCAGAGATCTGCCTCTCTAGCCACCTTTCTGGCAGAAGAGAAAGAATCCTCTGTCTTAAGCAAG ttAAAGTTCTACTATAATCCAAATTTCAAGCGTGGCTATCCCCAACTTTTAGTAAGAGTGAAGAGAAGAATTGGTGTTAAAAATACTTCACCTATATCTACTTTATTTAATGAAGATTTCAACAAGAAGCATTTTAGAGCAGGGGCTAACATGGAGAATCATAATTCTGCCTTAGCTGCTGAAGCTACTGAAGAAAGTTTATTTTCAGCctctaaaaatttaaatatgcctCTAACCAGGGAATCTTCTGTCAGACAGATAATTGCAAATTCATCTGTCCCAATTAGAAGTGGTTtccctcctccttcaccttcaacCTCAGTTGGACCATCAGAACAAATTGCAACAGATCAACATGCTATTTTAAATCAGTTGACCACTATTCATATGCACTCTCATAGCACCTACAGCACCTACATGCAAGCAAGGGGCCACACTGTGAATTTTATTACAACCACAACTTCTCAATATCACATCATATCTCCCTTAAAAAACGGTTATTTTGGGCTGGTAGTGGAACCATCTGCTGTTCCCACACAATATCCTGTGGTACCAGTCAATCAGGCTCCATATTGTAACATGCTACCAGCAGGCAACCCGTGGTTGCAAATGCCTACGATAGCTGATAGATCAGCTGCCGCTCGTTCCAGGCCAGCTCTTCAACCATCACCACTGGACAAATATCACCCTAATTACAACTGA